Proteins from a single region of Ammospiza nelsoni isolate bAmmNel1 chromosome 28, bAmmNel1.pri, whole genome shotgun sequence:
- the ARNT gene encoding aryl hydrocarbon receptor nuclear translocator isoform X4: MAATAASAEMASDVSSLGAAVGSGNSGSGAQAGAAQRPSKRRPGLDFDDDGEGNSKFLRCDDDPMPNDKERFARENHSEIERRRRNKMTAYITELSDMVPTCSALARKPDKLTILRMAVSHMKSLRGTGNTSTDGTYKPSFLTDQELKHLILEAADGFLFIVSCETGRVVYVSDSVTPVLNQPQSEWFGSTLYEQVHPDDVGKLREQLSTSENALTGRILDLKTGTVKKEGQQSMRMCMGSRRSFICRMRCGNSSVDPVAVNRLSFMRNRCRNGLGAAKDGEPHYVVVHCTGYIKAWPPAGVSLPDDDPDAGQGSKFCLVAIGRLQVTSSPNCTDMNNVCQPTEFISRHNTEGIFTFIDHRCVATVGYQPQELLGKDIVDFCHPEDQQLLRDSFQQVVKLKGQVLSVMFRFRSKSREWLWMRTSSFTFQNPYSDEIEYIICTNTNVKNSSQESRPALANSMPRPQLGQSVSLPLDMGTAPLPSRQQQPPQAELEVGPGRESLAGYEHSQVPVQPVSAAGPEHSKPLEKAESLFSQERDPRFGEIFPGISTDESKASTMPTNPPLFAQGNTFTAARPAENFRSSSMVPPVNIIQQQQPSPSGRILSQISRHSSPAQVSGTTWAPGTRPVFTAQQVASQTVKTRPPSFGMGTFQGTPSSFSSMAAPGSTASPTTAPYPALASRGTGFTATEAAQSPAPFQPRAADAVGMWPQWQGQHHGPASGEQHVQQPQPSQPEVFPDMLTMLGDQGPNYNNEEFPELNIFPSFSE; encoded by the exons AGATGGCATCCGACGTTTCCTCGCTGGGTGCAGCCGTCGGCTCCGGGAACTCCGGCTcgggagcccaggctggagcgGCTCAGAGACCCAGCAAGAGACGGCCTGG gctCGATTTTGATGATGATGGAGAAGGGAACAGTAAATTCCTCAG ATGTGATGATGACCCGATGCCAAACGATAAAGAGAGATTTGCCAG GGAGAACCACAGCGAGATCGAGCGCAGGAGGAGGAACAAGATGACAGCCTACATCACGGAGCTGTCCGACATGGTGCCCACGTGCAGCGCCCTGGCCCGCAAGCCGGACAAGCTGACCATCCTGCGCATGGCCGTGTCCCACATGAAATCCCTGCGTGGCACCGGCAACACCTCCACTGACGGCACCTACAAACCCTCCTTCCTCACCGACCAG gAGCTCAAACACCTGATCCTGGAGGCAGCTGATGGCTTCCTGTTCATCGTGTCGTGCGAGACGGGGCGCGTGGTGTACGTGTCGGACTCGGTGACGCCGGTGCTGAACCAGCCTCAGTCCGAGTGGTTCGGCAGCACCCTGTACGAGCAGGTGCACCCCGACGACGTGGGCAagctcagggagcagctctcCACCTCTGAGAACGCCCTCACAG gtCGTATCCTCGATTTGAAGACAGGGACTGTGAAGAAGGAAGGGCAGCAGTCCATGAGGATGTGCATGGGCTCCAGGAGATCTTTCATCTGCAGGATGAG GTGTGGCAACAGCTCTGTGGATCCGGTTGCTGTCAATCGTCTGAGCTTCATGAGGAATCGCTGCAG GAATGGTTTAGGTGCAGCCAAGGATGGAGAACCCCACTACGTCGTTGTGCACTGCACAGGCTACATCAAAGCCTGGCCCCCAGCAG GTGTTTCCCTGCCTGATGATGACCCTGACGCTGGCCAGGGCAGCAAGTTCTGCCTGGTGGCCATTGGCAGGCTCCAG GTGACCAGCTCCCCCAACTGCACAGACATGAACAATGTCTGCCAGCCCACAGAGTTCATCTCCCGACACAACACCGAGGGAATTTTCACCTTCATCGACCACCGGTGCGTGGCCACCGTGGGATaccagccccag GAACTCTTGGGGAAAGACATTGTGGAtttctgccatccagaagacCAACAGCTTTTACGGGACAGTTTTCAGCAG GTGGTGAAGTTAAAAGGGCAGGTGCTGTCGGTCATGTTCCGCTTCCGATCCAAGAGCCGCGAGTGGCTGTGGATGAGAACGAGCTCGTTCACCTTCCAGAACCCCTACTCGGATGAGATCGAGTACATCATCTGCACCAACACCAACGTCAA GAACTCAAGCCAGGAGTCCCGGCCTGCCCTGGCAAACTCCATGCCAAGGCCTCAGCTGGGGCAGAGCGTCAGCCTTCCGCTGGacatgggcacagccccactgccctcAAG gcagcagcagccacctcaggcagagctggaagtgGGCCCAGGAAGGGAGAGCTTGGCTGGCTATGAGCACTCACAG GTACCTGTCCAGCCCGTGAGTGCTGCCGGCCCCGAGCACAGCAAGCCCCTGGAGAAGGCTGAGAGCCTGTTCAGCCAGGAGAGGGACCCACGCTTCGGGGAGATCTTCCCTGGCATCAGCACAG ATGAGAGCAAAGCCAGCACCATGCCAACCAACCCTCCCCTCTTTGCCCAGGGCAACACCTTCACTGCTGCACGGCCTGCTGAGAACTTCAG gagcagcagcatggtGCCTCCAGTGAACAtcatccagcagcagcagccctcgCCCTCCGGCCGGATCCTGTCCCAGATTTCCCGGcactccagcccagctcaggtCAGCGGCACCACCTGGGCTCCAGGGACACGGCCGGTGTTCACAGCCCAG CAAGTGGCATCTCAGACAGTGAAGACCCGACCTCCTTCCTTTGGCATGGGGACATTCCAGGGCACGCCGTCGTCCTTCAGCTCCATGGCAGCGCCGGGATCGACGGCGTCTCCCACCACGGCGCCGtacccagccctggccagccgTGGCACAGGCTTCA cagccacagaggcAGCCCAGAGCCCGGCCCCGTTCCAGCCCCGCGCCGCCGACGCCGTGGGAATGTGGCCAcagtggcagggacagcaccacgGCCCAGCATCCGGGGAGCAGCAcgtgcagcagccccagcccagccagcccgAGGTCTTCCCA GACATGCTGACCATGTTGGGGGACCAAGGCCCCAACTACAACAACGAAGAATTCCCAGAGTTGAACAtattcccttctttttctgaataa
- the ARNT gene encoding aryl hydrocarbon receptor nuclear translocator isoform X1, which produces MAATAASAEMASDVSSLGAAVGSGNSGSGAQAGAAQRPSKRRPGLDFDDDGEGNSKFLRCDDDPMPNDKERFARSDDEQSSADKERLARENHSEIERRRRNKMTAYITELSDMVPTCSALARKPDKLTILRMAVSHMKSLRGTGNTSTDGTYKPSFLTDQELKHLILEAADGFLFIVSCETGRVVYVSDSVTPVLNQPQSEWFGSTLYEQVHPDDVGKLREQLSTSENALTEGTKPWCLSTKDAAAPPESASKGRILDLKTGTVKKEGQQSMRMCMGSRRSFICRMRCGNSSVDPVAVNRLSFMRNRCRNGLGAAKDGEPHYVVVHCTGYIKAWPPAGVSLPDDDPDAGQGSKFCLVAIGRLQVTSSPNCTDMNNVCQPTEFISRHNTEGIFTFIDHRCVATVGYQPQELLGKDIVDFCHPEDQQLLRDSFQQVVKLKGQVLSVMFRFRSKSREWLWMRTSSFTFQNPYSDEIEYIICTNTNVKNSSQESRPALANSMPRPQLGQSVSLPLDMGTAPLPSRQQQPPQAELEVGPGRESLAGYEHSQVPVQPVSAAGPEHSKPLEKAESLFSQERDPRFGEIFPGISTDESKASTMPTNPPLFAQGNTFTAARPAENFRSSSMVPPVNIIQQQQPSPSGRILSQISRHSSPAQVSGTTWAPGTRPVFTAQQVASQTVKTRPPSFGMGTFQGTPSSFSSMAAPGSTASPTTAPYPALASRGTGFTTEAAQSPAPFQPRAADAVGMWPQWQGQHHGPASGEQHVQQPQPSQPEVFPDMLTMLGDQGPNYNNEEFPELNIFPSFSE; this is translated from the exons AGATGGCATCCGACGTTTCCTCGCTGGGTGCAGCCGTCGGCTCCGGGAACTCCGGCTcgggagcccaggctggagcgGCTCAGAGACCCAGCAAGAGACGGCCTGG gctCGATTTTGATGATGATGGAGAAGGGAACAGTAAATTCCTCAG ATGTGATGATGACCCGATGCCAAACGATAAAGAGAGATTTGCCAG gtcTGATGATGAGCAGAGTTCAGCGGATAAGGAGAGACTTGCCAG GGAGAACCACAGCGAGATCGAGCGCAGGAGGAGGAACAAGATGACAGCCTACATCACGGAGCTGTCCGACATGGTGCCCACGTGCAGCGCCCTGGCCCGCAAGCCGGACAAGCTGACCATCCTGCGCATGGCCGTGTCCCACATGAAATCCCTGCGTGGCACCGGCAACACCTCCACTGACGGCACCTACAAACCCTCCTTCCTCACCGACCAG gAGCTCAAACACCTGATCCTGGAGGCAGCTGATGGCTTCCTGTTCATCGTGTCGTGCGAGACGGGGCGCGTGGTGTACGTGTCGGACTCGGTGACGCCGGTGCTGAACCAGCCTCAGTCCGAGTGGTTCGGCAGCACCCTGTACGAGCAGGTGCACCCCGACGACGTGGGCAagctcagggagcagctctcCACCTCTGAGAACGCCCTCACAG AGGGAACCAAGCCCTGGTGCCTTTCTACCAAGGATGCTGCAGCCCCCCCCGAGAGTGCATCTAAAG gtCGTATCCTCGATTTGAAGACAGGGACTGTGAAGAAGGAAGGGCAGCAGTCCATGAGGATGTGCATGGGCTCCAGGAGATCTTTCATCTGCAGGATGAG GTGTGGCAACAGCTCTGTGGATCCGGTTGCTGTCAATCGTCTGAGCTTCATGAGGAATCGCTGCAG GAATGGTTTAGGTGCAGCCAAGGATGGAGAACCCCACTACGTCGTTGTGCACTGCACAGGCTACATCAAAGCCTGGCCCCCAGCAG GTGTTTCCCTGCCTGATGATGACCCTGACGCTGGCCAGGGCAGCAAGTTCTGCCTGGTGGCCATTGGCAGGCTCCAG GTGACCAGCTCCCCCAACTGCACAGACATGAACAATGTCTGCCAGCCCACAGAGTTCATCTCCCGACACAACACCGAGGGAATTTTCACCTTCATCGACCACCGGTGCGTGGCCACCGTGGGATaccagccccag GAACTCTTGGGGAAAGACATTGTGGAtttctgccatccagaagacCAACAGCTTTTACGGGACAGTTTTCAGCAG GTGGTGAAGTTAAAAGGGCAGGTGCTGTCGGTCATGTTCCGCTTCCGATCCAAGAGCCGCGAGTGGCTGTGGATGAGAACGAGCTCGTTCACCTTCCAGAACCCCTACTCGGATGAGATCGAGTACATCATCTGCACCAACACCAACGTCAA GAACTCAAGCCAGGAGTCCCGGCCTGCCCTGGCAAACTCCATGCCAAGGCCTCAGCTGGGGCAGAGCGTCAGCCTTCCGCTGGacatgggcacagccccactgccctcAAG gcagcagcagccacctcaggcagagctggaagtgGGCCCAGGAAGGGAGAGCTTGGCTGGCTATGAGCACTCACAG GTACCTGTCCAGCCCGTGAGTGCTGCCGGCCCCGAGCACAGCAAGCCCCTGGAGAAGGCTGAGAGCCTGTTCAGCCAGGAGAGGGACCCACGCTTCGGGGAGATCTTCCCTGGCATCAGCACAG ATGAGAGCAAAGCCAGCACCATGCCAACCAACCCTCCCCTCTTTGCCCAGGGCAACACCTTCACTGCTGCACGGCCTGCTGAGAACTTCAG gagcagcagcatggtGCCTCCAGTGAACAtcatccagcagcagcagccctcgCCCTCCGGCCGGATCCTGTCCCAGATTTCCCGGcactccagcccagctcaggtCAGCGGCACCACCTGGGCTCCAGGGACACGGCCGGTGTTCACAGCCCAG CAAGTGGCATCTCAGACAGTGAAGACCCGACCTCCTTCCTTTGGCATGGGGACATTCCAGGGCACGCCGTCGTCCTTCAGCTCCATGGCAGCGCCGGGATCGACGGCGTCTCCCACCACGGCGCCGtacccagccctggccagccgTGGCACAGGCTTCA ccacagaggcAGCCCAGAGCCCGGCCCCGTTCCAGCCCCGCGCCGCCGACGCCGTGGGAATGTGGCCAcagtggcagggacagcaccacgGCCCAGCATCCGGGGAGCAGCAcgtgcagcagccccagcccagccagcccgAGGTCTTCCCA GACATGCTGACCATGTTGGGGGACCAAGGCCCCAACTACAACAACGAAGAATTCCCAGAGTTGAACAtattcccttctttttctgaataa
- the ARNT gene encoding aryl hydrocarbon receptor nuclear translocator isoform X2 translates to MAATAASAEMASDVSSLGAAVGSGNSGSGAQAGAAQRPSKRRPGLDFDDDGEGNSKFLRCDDDPMPNDKERFARSDDEQSSADKERLARENHSEIERRRRNKMTAYITELSDMVPTCSALARKPDKLTILRMAVSHMKSLRGTGNTSTDGTYKPSFLTDQELKHLILEAADGFLFIVSCETGRVVYVSDSVTPVLNQPQSEWFGSTLYEQVHPDDVGKLREQLSTSENALTGRILDLKTGTVKKEGQQSMRMCMGSRRSFICRMRCGNSSVDPVAVNRLSFMRNRCRNGLGAAKDGEPHYVVVHCTGYIKAWPPAGVSLPDDDPDAGQGSKFCLVAIGRLQVTSSPNCTDMNNVCQPTEFISRHNTEGIFTFIDHRCVATVGYQPQELLGKDIVDFCHPEDQQLLRDSFQQVVKLKGQVLSVMFRFRSKSREWLWMRTSSFTFQNPYSDEIEYIICTNTNVKNSSQESRPALANSMPRPQLGQSVSLPLDMGTAPLPSRQQQPPQAELEVGPGRESLAGYEHSQVPVQPVSAAGPEHSKPLEKAESLFSQERDPRFGEIFPGISTDESKASTMPTNPPLFAQGNTFTAARPAENFRSSSMVPPVNIIQQQQPSPSGRILSQISRHSSPAQVSGTTWAPGTRPVFTAQQVASQTVKTRPPSFGMGTFQGTPSSFSSMAAPGSTASPTTAPYPALASRGTGFTATEAAQSPAPFQPRAADAVGMWPQWQGQHHGPASGEQHVQQPQPSQPEVFPDMLTMLGDQGPNYNNEEFPELNIFPSFSE, encoded by the exons AGATGGCATCCGACGTTTCCTCGCTGGGTGCAGCCGTCGGCTCCGGGAACTCCGGCTcgggagcccaggctggagcgGCTCAGAGACCCAGCAAGAGACGGCCTGG gctCGATTTTGATGATGATGGAGAAGGGAACAGTAAATTCCTCAG ATGTGATGATGACCCGATGCCAAACGATAAAGAGAGATTTGCCAG gtcTGATGATGAGCAGAGTTCAGCGGATAAGGAGAGACTTGCCAG GGAGAACCACAGCGAGATCGAGCGCAGGAGGAGGAACAAGATGACAGCCTACATCACGGAGCTGTCCGACATGGTGCCCACGTGCAGCGCCCTGGCCCGCAAGCCGGACAAGCTGACCATCCTGCGCATGGCCGTGTCCCACATGAAATCCCTGCGTGGCACCGGCAACACCTCCACTGACGGCACCTACAAACCCTCCTTCCTCACCGACCAG gAGCTCAAACACCTGATCCTGGAGGCAGCTGATGGCTTCCTGTTCATCGTGTCGTGCGAGACGGGGCGCGTGGTGTACGTGTCGGACTCGGTGACGCCGGTGCTGAACCAGCCTCAGTCCGAGTGGTTCGGCAGCACCCTGTACGAGCAGGTGCACCCCGACGACGTGGGCAagctcagggagcagctctcCACCTCTGAGAACGCCCTCACAG gtCGTATCCTCGATTTGAAGACAGGGACTGTGAAGAAGGAAGGGCAGCAGTCCATGAGGATGTGCATGGGCTCCAGGAGATCTTTCATCTGCAGGATGAG GTGTGGCAACAGCTCTGTGGATCCGGTTGCTGTCAATCGTCTGAGCTTCATGAGGAATCGCTGCAG GAATGGTTTAGGTGCAGCCAAGGATGGAGAACCCCACTACGTCGTTGTGCACTGCACAGGCTACATCAAAGCCTGGCCCCCAGCAG GTGTTTCCCTGCCTGATGATGACCCTGACGCTGGCCAGGGCAGCAAGTTCTGCCTGGTGGCCATTGGCAGGCTCCAG GTGACCAGCTCCCCCAACTGCACAGACATGAACAATGTCTGCCAGCCCACAGAGTTCATCTCCCGACACAACACCGAGGGAATTTTCACCTTCATCGACCACCGGTGCGTGGCCACCGTGGGATaccagccccag GAACTCTTGGGGAAAGACATTGTGGAtttctgccatccagaagacCAACAGCTTTTACGGGACAGTTTTCAGCAG GTGGTGAAGTTAAAAGGGCAGGTGCTGTCGGTCATGTTCCGCTTCCGATCCAAGAGCCGCGAGTGGCTGTGGATGAGAACGAGCTCGTTCACCTTCCAGAACCCCTACTCGGATGAGATCGAGTACATCATCTGCACCAACACCAACGTCAA GAACTCAAGCCAGGAGTCCCGGCCTGCCCTGGCAAACTCCATGCCAAGGCCTCAGCTGGGGCAGAGCGTCAGCCTTCCGCTGGacatgggcacagccccactgccctcAAG gcagcagcagccacctcaggcagagctggaagtgGGCCCAGGAAGGGAGAGCTTGGCTGGCTATGAGCACTCACAG GTACCTGTCCAGCCCGTGAGTGCTGCCGGCCCCGAGCACAGCAAGCCCCTGGAGAAGGCTGAGAGCCTGTTCAGCCAGGAGAGGGACCCACGCTTCGGGGAGATCTTCCCTGGCATCAGCACAG ATGAGAGCAAAGCCAGCACCATGCCAACCAACCCTCCCCTCTTTGCCCAGGGCAACACCTTCACTGCTGCACGGCCTGCTGAGAACTTCAG gagcagcagcatggtGCCTCCAGTGAACAtcatccagcagcagcagccctcgCCCTCCGGCCGGATCCTGTCCCAGATTTCCCGGcactccagcccagctcaggtCAGCGGCACCACCTGGGCTCCAGGGACACGGCCGGTGTTCACAGCCCAG CAAGTGGCATCTCAGACAGTGAAGACCCGACCTCCTTCCTTTGGCATGGGGACATTCCAGGGCACGCCGTCGTCCTTCAGCTCCATGGCAGCGCCGGGATCGACGGCGTCTCCCACCACGGCGCCGtacccagccctggccagccgTGGCACAGGCTTCA cagccacagaggcAGCCCAGAGCCCGGCCCCGTTCCAGCCCCGCGCCGCCGACGCCGTGGGAATGTGGCCAcagtggcagggacagcaccacgGCCCAGCATCCGGGGAGCAGCAcgtgcagcagccccagcccagccagcccgAGGTCTTCCCA GACATGCTGACCATGTTGGGGGACCAAGGCCCCAACTACAACAACGAAGAATTCCCAGAGTTGAACAtattcccttctttttctgaataa
- the ARNT gene encoding aryl hydrocarbon receptor nuclear translocator isoform X3, with translation MAATAASAEMASDVSSLGAAVGSGNSGSGAQAGAAQRPSKRRPGLDFDDDGEGNSKFLRCDDDPMPNDKERFARSDDEQSSADKERLARENHSEIERRRRNKMTAYITELSDMVPTCSALARKPDKLTILRMAVSHMKSLRGTGNTSTDGTYKPSFLTDQELKHLILEAADGFLFIVSCETGRVVYVSDSVTPVLNQPQSEWFGSTLYEQVHPDDVGKLREQLSTSENALTGRILDLKTGTVKKEGQQSMRMCMGSRRSFICRMRCGNSSVDPVAVNRLSFMRNRCRNGLGAAKDGEPHYVVVHCTGYIKAWPPAGVSLPDDDPDAGQGSKFCLVAIGRLQVTSSPNCTDMNNVCQPTEFISRHNTEGIFTFIDHRCVATVGYQPQELLGKDIVDFCHPEDQQLLRDSFQQVVKLKGQVLSVMFRFRSKSREWLWMRTSSFTFQNPYSDEIEYIICTNTNVKNSSQESRPALANSMPRPQLGQSVSLPLDMGTAPLPSRQQQPPQAELEVGPGRESLAGYEHSQVPVQPVSAAGPEHSKPLEKAESLFSQERDPRFGEIFPGISTDESKASTMPTNPPLFAQGNTFTAARPAENFRSSSMVPPVNIIQQQQPSPSGRILSQISRHSSPAQVSGTTWAPGTRPVFTAQQVASQTVKTRPPSFGMGTFQGTPSSFSSMAAPGSTASPTTAPYPALASRGTGFTTEAAQSPAPFQPRAADAVGMWPQWQGQHHGPASGEQHVQQPQPSQPEVFPDMLTMLGDQGPNYNNEEFPELNIFPSFSE, from the exons AGATGGCATCCGACGTTTCCTCGCTGGGTGCAGCCGTCGGCTCCGGGAACTCCGGCTcgggagcccaggctggagcgGCTCAGAGACCCAGCAAGAGACGGCCTGG gctCGATTTTGATGATGATGGAGAAGGGAACAGTAAATTCCTCAG ATGTGATGATGACCCGATGCCAAACGATAAAGAGAGATTTGCCAG gtcTGATGATGAGCAGAGTTCAGCGGATAAGGAGAGACTTGCCAG GGAGAACCACAGCGAGATCGAGCGCAGGAGGAGGAACAAGATGACAGCCTACATCACGGAGCTGTCCGACATGGTGCCCACGTGCAGCGCCCTGGCCCGCAAGCCGGACAAGCTGACCATCCTGCGCATGGCCGTGTCCCACATGAAATCCCTGCGTGGCACCGGCAACACCTCCACTGACGGCACCTACAAACCCTCCTTCCTCACCGACCAG gAGCTCAAACACCTGATCCTGGAGGCAGCTGATGGCTTCCTGTTCATCGTGTCGTGCGAGACGGGGCGCGTGGTGTACGTGTCGGACTCGGTGACGCCGGTGCTGAACCAGCCTCAGTCCGAGTGGTTCGGCAGCACCCTGTACGAGCAGGTGCACCCCGACGACGTGGGCAagctcagggagcagctctcCACCTCTGAGAACGCCCTCACAG gtCGTATCCTCGATTTGAAGACAGGGACTGTGAAGAAGGAAGGGCAGCAGTCCATGAGGATGTGCATGGGCTCCAGGAGATCTTTCATCTGCAGGATGAG GTGTGGCAACAGCTCTGTGGATCCGGTTGCTGTCAATCGTCTGAGCTTCATGAGGAATCGCTGCAG GAATGGTTTAGGTGCAGCCAAGGATGGAGAACCCCACTACGTCGTTGTGCACTGCACAGGCTACATCAAAGCCTGGCCCCCAGCAG GTGTTTCCCTGCCTGATGATGACCCTGACGCTGGCCAGGGCAGCAAGTTCTGCCTGGTGGCCATTGGCAGGCTCCAG GTGACCAGCTCCCCCAACTGCACAGACATGAACAATGTCTGCCAGCCCACAGAGTTCATCTCCCGACACAACACCGAGGGAATTTTCACCTTCATCGACCACCGGTGCGTGGCCACCGTGGGATaccagccccag GAACTCTTGGGGAAAGACATTGTGGAtttctgccatccagaagacCAACAGCTTTTACGGGACAGTTTTCAGCAG GTGGTGAAGTTAAAAGGGCAGGTGCTGTCGGTCATGTTCCGCTTCCGATCCAAGAGCCGCGAGTGGCTGTGGATGAGAACGAGCTCGTTCACCTTCCAGAACCCCTACTCGGATGAGATCGAGTACATCATCTGCACCAACACCAACGTCAA GAACTCAAGCCAGGAGTCCCGGCCTGCCCTGGCAAACTCCATGCCAAGGCCTCAGCTGGGGCAGAGCGTCAGCCTTCCGCTGGacatgggcacagccccactgccctcAAG gcagcagcagccacctcaggcagagctggaagtgGGCCCAGGAAGGGAGAGCTTGGCTGGCTATGAGCACTCACAG GTACCTGTCCAGCCCGTGAGTGCTGCCGGCCCCGAGCACAGCAAGCCCCTGGAGAAGGCTGAGAGCCTGTTCAGCCAGGAGAGGGACCCACGCTTCGGGGAGATCTTCCCTGGCATCAGCACAG ATGAGAGCAAAGCCAGCACCATGCCAACCAACCCTCCCCTCTTTGCCCAGGGCAACACCTTCACTGCTGCACGGCCTGCTGAGAACTTCAG gagcagcagcatggtGCCTCCAGTGAACAtcatccagcagcagcagccctcgCCCTCCGGCCGGATCCTGTCCCAGATTTCCCGGcactccagcccagctcaggtCAGCGGCACCACCTGGGCTCCAGGGACACGGCCGGTGTTCACAGCCCAG CAAGTGGCATCTCAGACAGTGAAGACCCGACCTCCTTCCTTTGGCATGGGGACATTCCAGGGCACGCCGTCGTCCTTCAGCTCCATGGCAGCGCCGGGATCGACGGCGTCTCCCACCACGGCGCCGtacccagccctggccagccgTGGCACAGGCTTCA ccacagaggcAGCCCAGAGCCCGGCCCCGTTCCAGCCCCGCGCCGCCGACGCCGTGGGAATGTGGCCAcagtggcagggacagcaccacgGCCCAGCATCCGGGGAGCAGCAcgtgcagcagccccagcccagccagcccgAGGTCTTCCCA GACATGCTGACCATGTTGGGGGACCAAGGCCCCAACTACAACAACGAAGAATTCCCAGAGTTGAACAtattcccttctttttctgaataa